Proteins encoded together in one Terriglobus saanensis SP1PR4 window:
- a CDS encoding radical SAM protein, protein MSKVSKLVEQSLTLTAKAGWAIFEKLNSISPNASFTPRWSDKPLLKSYQKEKPPLGWPRTTDSLCPKCIPEIRQQIIDGKLPHEILLNEKVGEIKAQIIERDGQILMVKDCPIHGHFEDLMSIDVEMMAHLEKVFPGRDIRAHNDEKLHNHGTSTVTHGRGSVLTIDLTNRCNMMCDPCFMDANQVGFVHELTWDEIKTMLDNAIQIKPRRQMSVQFSGGEPTLSPYFLDAVAYSRKVGYNSVQAATNGIEFAKSKEFAKAAAEAGLRYAYLQFDGIGNAANSHRKVGNAFDVKLQAIHNLHEAGVDIVPVTTIINGINNEQVGRIIEFALDNPKKINFLSFQPVSFTGRDEAVSDERRAAQRYTLSHLAHDVRTQTGLGESTRDWFPISFMSTFSDWADLVHGPDTDWGQLSCGCHPNCGIGMALMIDKETKEAVPVTAFINADRLAKDVAKVNDAARGKFLSILGVSLALLRNYDPSKAPTHFKISDLLQKFDKCFGATGRNYGKVTADRTMEDIKMRRADRWNFLFIAGMWFQDLFNYDFRRTEQCIIPYATQEGEISFCAYNTGVGWRNIIEKMHMTSTLTKWYEEHGRHEIFAGGKKVAIEKQEKYDLVLNDEHVNAAANDTFEKSGIAKNAREEKVMARDAKLKMDAENARMAKLYRKEILKEPELPGGFVAIGDIGGLGGITPAAPVKSTAQVVTSIRDEETVAGD, encoded by the coding sequence ATGTCGAAAGTTTCGAAACTAGTAGAGCAGAGCCTCACGCTAACGGCAAAGGCCGGTTGGGCCATCTTTGAAAAGCTGAACAGCATCAGCCCCAACGCAAGCTTTACGCCGCGATGGAGCGATAAGCCCCTTCTGAAGAGCTACCAGAAAGAGAAGCCCCCCCTTGGATGGCCCCGCACGACGGACTCTCTCTGCCCTAAGTGTATCCCCGAGATCCGCCAGCAGATCATCGACGGCAAGCTGCCGCACGAGATCCTTCTAAATGAGAAGGTCGGCGAGATCAAGGCGCAGATCATCGAGCGCGACGGCCAGATCCTGATGGTGAAGGACTGCCCGATTCACGGACATTTTGAAGATCTCATGTCGATCGACGTTGAGATGATGGCGCATCTGGAGAAAGTGTTCCCGGGCCGCGATATCCGCGCTCACAACGACGAGAAGCTGCACAACCACGGCACCTCGACCGTGACGCACGGACGTGGATCGGTTCTGACCATCGATCTGACGAACCGCTGCAACATGATGTGCGATCCCTGCTTCATGGATGCCAACCAGGTCGGTTTCGTTCACGAACTCACGTGGGACGAGATCAAGACCATGCTGGACAACGCGATCCAGATCAAGCCCCGCCGCCAGATGTCGGTACAGTTCTCCGGTGGTGAGCCGACGCTTTCGCCTTACTTCCTCGACGCCGTCGCCTACTCCCGCAAGGTGGGTTACAACTCGGTGCAGGCTGCGACGAACGGTATCGAGTTTGCAAAGTCCAAGGAATTCGCCAAGGCCGCTGCGGAAGCGGGTCTGCGTTATGCCTACCTGCAGTTCGACGGTATCGGCAACGCAGCCAACTCGCATCGCAAGGTTGGAAACGCCTTCGACGTAAAGCTTCAGGCCATCCATAACCTGCACGAGGCTGGCGTCGACATCGTTCCCGTAACGACGATCATCAACGGCATCAACAATGAGCAGGTTGGACGCATCATCGAGTTCGCTCTCGATAACCCCAAGAAGATCAACTTTCTCTCGTTCCAGCCGGTTTCGTTTACCGGCCGTGATGAGGCGGTTTCGGACGAGCGTCGCGCGGCACAGCGTTACACGCTGTCGCATCTCGCGCATGACGTCCGCACGCAGACCGGTCTTGGCGAATCCACCCGCGATTGGTTCCCAATCTCCTTCATGAGCACCTTCTCCGACTGGGCCGATCTGGTGCACGGACCGGATACGGACTGGGGCCAGCTCTCCTGCGGCTGCCATCCGAACTGCGGTATCGGTATGGCGCTGATGATCGACAAGGAAACGAAGGAAGCTGTTCCCGTAACGGCCTTCATCAACGCCGATCGTCTGGCGAAGGATGTAGCCAAGGTGAACGATGCTGCTCGCGGCAAGTTCCTCTCGATCCTCGGTGTTTCGCTGGCCCTGCTGCGCAACTACGATCCTTCCAAGGCTCCGACGCACTTCAAGATCTCCGATCTTCTGCAGAAGTTTGACAAGTGCTTCGGCGCGACCGGCCGCAACTACGGCAAGGTCACGGCGGACCGCACGATGGAAGACATCAAGATGCGTCGCGCCGATCGTTGGAACTTCCTGTTCATCGCAGGCATGTGGTTCCAGGATCTCTTCAACTACGACTTCCGCCGCACGGAGCAGTGCATCATTCCGTACGCGACCCAGGAAGGCGAGATCAGCTTCTGCGCCTACAACACCGGTGTGGGTTGGAGAAACATCATCGAGAAGATGCACATGACCTCCACGCTCACCAAGTGGTACGAGGAGCATGGACGTCATGAGATCTTTGCCGGCGGCAAGAAGGTCGCCATCGAGAAGCAGGAGAAGTATGACCTGGTTCTGAACGATGAGCACGTCAATGCAGCGGCAAACGACACGTTCGAGAAGTCCGGTATTGCGAAGAATGCGCGTGAAGAAAAGGTCATGGCGCGTGACGCAAAGCTGAAGATGGATGCCGAGAACGCTCGTATGGCCAAGCTGTATCGCAAGGAAATCCTCAAGGAGCCTGAGCTTCCCGGTGGTTTCGTTGCCATCGGCGACATCGGTGGTCTGGGTGGCATCACACCCGCTGCTCCGGTGAAGTCGACTGCCCAGGTGGTTACGAGCATCCGCGATGAAGAGACCGTTGCCGGCGACTAA